From the genome of Nitrosopumilus sp., one region includes:
- a CDS encoding transcriptional regulator, whose translation MKIKNSKRLDSIKAAHQLERTRSSTRKEDYLEIIAELVELKGYATTLDISRYMHVSAPSVTKMLQRLDENGFLEYEKYHGINLTSKGKQIAEGIRQKHGILLEFFEILGVGFDTANQDTEGIEHHLNPKTIKQLRKFITFLKANPKVIDDFKNL comes from the coding sequence ATGAAAATTAAAAATTCCAAGAGACTGGATTCCATCAAGGCCGCCCATCAGCTAGAAAGGACTCGTTCAAGCACAAGAAAGGAGGACTATTTGGAAATAATTGCAGAATTGGTGGAATTGAAAGGATATGCCACGACATTAGACATTTCAAGATACATGCATGTAAGCGCACCCAGTGTCACCAAAATGCTCCAAAGACTAGACGAGAATGGATTTTTGGAATATGAGAAATATCACGGCATCAACCTTACAAGCAAAGGAAAGCAGATTGCAGAAGGCATCAGACAAAAACATGGAATACTGCTAGAATTTTTCGAGATTTTAGGAGTGGGTTTTGACACTGCCAATCAGGACACCGAAGGGATAGAGCACCATCTCAATCCAAAAACGATCAAGCAGTTGAGAAAGTTCATCACTTTTCTAAAAGCAAACCCAAAGGTGATAGATGATTTTAAAAATCTTTGA
- a CDS encoding ATPase, translating to MSKIVADTSVIINGNLISQIESGSIRDFEVIIPQYVFDELQSQASKKKEEGFIGLERIGKLKSLSGSYGLKVIISGSHPSSDDVKLAGSGRIDSLIVDMARQNDAILYTSDRLQHLLAQAEGIDTIFLKSEIKKESLEFLKFFDSETMSIHLKENQCPLAKKGRPGEFKLTKIADDVLTRDYLEMISSQILEVANISDSTTLEISKTGASVVQHDDYRIAITFPPFSESFEITIVHPIVTLALEDYDISEKLMGRFSDSAEGIVISGAPGSGKSTLASGLANFYHHKGKIVKTFESPRDLQVESGVTQYGKLDGSFDNAADILLLVRPDYTIFDEVRRREDFGTFADLRLTGVGMVGVVHASSPLDAIQRFIGKIELGIIPNVLDTVVFVRDGAIQKVYDLELKVKVPTGMTESDLARPVIEIRDFEDDALEHEIYTFGEENVIVPVGKKVDRVGIEKLAEDKIRETFKQYDPRVEVEILSDNRVKVLVEEQYIASIIGRGGSNISELQKFLKVHIDVVEKTHDEFSTTSDDIPFSFSESKTSLLLLVHRDYTSMHADILVNEKFVSSVRIGKNGKIKIPKRSEIARDILNNSSSQNDIKIILKDF from the coding sequence TTGTCAAAAATTGTAGCTGATACTAGCGTCATCATTAACGGCAATTTGATATCTCAGATTGAATCCGGTTCAATACGGGATTTTGAAGTAATAATTCCGCAGTATGTTTTTGATGAATTGCAATCACAGGCGTCAAAGAAAAAAGAAGAGGGATTCATCGGTTTGGAAAGAATTGGAAAACTCAAGTCACTGTCTGGAAGCTATGGGCTAAAAGTAATCATATCTGGTTCACACCCGTCGTCTGATGACGTAAAGCTAGCAGGGAGTGGGAGGATAGACTCTTTGATTGTTGATATGGCCCGGCAAAATGACGCCATTCTTTACACTTCTGACAGGTTGCAACATTTACTTGCACAAGCTGAAGGAATAGACACAATTTTTCTAAAATCTGAAATTAAAAAAGAGTCATTGGAATTTCTAAAGTTCTTTGATTCTGAAACTATGAGCATACATCTAAAAGAAAATCAATGTCCGTTGGCAAAAAAAGGAAGGCCTGGAGAATTTAAGTTGACAAAGATTGCAGATGATGTTCTTACCCGAGATTATCTTGAAATGATCTCGTCACAAATACTTGAAGTTGCAAACATTTCTGATTCCACCACTCTGGAAATATCTAAAACTGGCGCATCTGTGGTGCAGCATGATGATTATCGAATAGCCATCACATTTCCTCCGTTTTCTGAATCCTTTGAAATAACAATAGTTCATCCAATTGTCACCTTGGCCCTTGAAGATTACGATATTTCGGAAAAACTGATGGGGCGTTTTTCTGACAGTGCAGAAGGCATTGTGATTTCCGGTGCTCCTGGCTCTGGAAAAAGTACCCTTGCGTCTGGTCTTGCAAACTTTTACCATCATAAGGGAAAAATTGTAAAAACATTCGAGTCTCCTAGAGATCTGCAAGTCGAGTCCGGAGTTACCCAATACGGCAAGTTAGACGGCAGCTTTGACAACGCTGCAGACATACTGTTGCTGGTAAGGCCTGACTATACAATTTTTGATGAAGTGAGGCGGAGGGAGGACTTTGGCACATTTGCTGATTTGCGATTAACCGGGGTGGGTATGGTCGGTGTGGTCCATGCAAGTTCGCCTCTGGATGCAATTCAGCGTTTTATAGGAAAGATCGAGCTTGGAATAATTCCAAACGTCTTGGATACTGTGGTTTTTGTGAGGGATGGGGCAATTCAAAAAGTCTATGATTTGGAGCTAAAAGTCAAGGTGCCGACTGGAATGACTGAGTCTGATCTTGCAAGACCTGTAATTGAGATTAGGGACTTTGAAGACGACGCCTTGGAGCATGAAATCTACACGTTCGGAGAAGAAAACGTAATTGTACCAGTTGGGAAAAAGGTGGACAGGGTAGGAATTGAAAAGCTTGCAGAAGATAAGATACGAGAAACTTTCAAGCAGTATGATCCTCGGGTGGAAGTTGAGATTCTGTCTGACAACCGAGTAAAGGTGCTGGTGGAAGAACAATACATCGCGTCAATCATTGGGAGGGGAGGATCAAACATCAGCGAGCTTCAAAAATTCTTAAAGGTGCACATTGACGTGGTGGAAAAAACCCATGACGAATTCTCCACGACGTCTGATGACATTCCGTTTTCTTTTTCAGAATCAAAGACGTCTTTGCTATTGCTTGTTCACAGGGATTACACTTCAATGCATGCTGACATTCTTGTCAATGAAAAATTTGTCTCATCTGTAAGAATTGGAAAGAATGGAAAGATCAAAATTCCAAAACGCTCGGAAATTGCAAGAGACATACTGAATAACTCGTCTTCTCAAAATGACATCAAGATAATCCTCAAAGATTTTTAA
- a CDS encoding TldD/PmbA family protein gives MDLTLQDFAEKAVSYAQNSGVQYCDARAEQQEKKSALIENKQIDHVRTNNDKGIGIRIIKNGIWCFCSITNPQSFDQVKDAIDISIKSVTYNMKNKIDLHPSIAKKTKIDFPVLKKPELDELIKIGLECDEIISSIPKIIKSVINPWYTISSKYFVSSEGSEILQTHTDTVAEMIAISHESGLTQSVNITEGGRGGLEQIIKDKKIFESANEIASKASQLLDAKPAKGEEATVVMNPDFVSLLTHEILGHPSEADRVLGKEMAWAGGAWWKGKIGTRIGSDNLNVFDDPTIKDSLGWYYFDDEGVETKKTTLVKNGILTNHMQNRETAQTFNSEPTGNMRATNYRFMPLIRMACTCIGNGNWNVDEMIKEVKHGYLISNMKIPSIDMNRYNWSISCQYAQKIENGEITDLLRDVIVMGTAPKFFESIDACGNDFTVRPITNCGKGDPMQSMIMGNGGPTVRGTATVRSVN, from the coding sequence GTGGATCTAACTTTACAAGATTTTGCAGAAAAGGCGGTAAGTTATGCACAGAATTCAGGAGTCCAATACTGCGATGCAAGAGCAGAGCAGCAAGAAAAGAAATCAGCACTCATAGAAAACAAACAGATAGATCATGTCAGAACAAACAACGACAAGGGAATAGGAATCAGAATAATAAAAAACGGAATATGGTGTTTTTGCTCGATTACAAATCCCCAATCATTTGATCAAGTCAAAGATGCGATAGACATCTCGATTAAAAGCGTCACATACAACATGAAGAATAAAATTGATCTTCATCCAAGCATTGCAAAGAAAACTAAAATTGATTTTCCAGTTTTAAAAAAACCCGAACTGGATGAACTGATCAAAATAGGATTGGAATGCGATGAAATTATTTCAAGCATACCAAAAATCATCAAATCAGTCATCAATCCATGGTATACGATTAGCTCAAAATACTTTGTTAGCAGCGAGGGTTCAGAAATACTGCAAACCCATACGGACACGGTTGCAGAAATGATTGCAATATCACATGAATCAGGACTCACACAATCCGTAAACATAACTGAAGGAGGAAGAGGAGGATTAGAGCAGATCATCAAAGACAAGAAAATTTTTGAAAGTGCAAATGAAATCGCATCAAAAGCATCGCAGCTGCTAGATGCAAAGCCAGCAAAAGGAGAAGAAGCGACAGTAGTGATGAATCCGGACTTTGTATCCTTGCTCACACACGAGATACTAGGACATCCGTCAGAGGCAGACAGGGTATTAGGAAAAGAAATGGCATGGGCAGGAGGCGCATGGTGGAAGGGAAAGATTGGAACCAGAATAGGTTCAGACAACCTAAACGTGTTTGATGATCCCACGATAAAGGACAGTCTAGGATGGTATTATTTTGACGATGAAGGCGTAGAAACCAAAAAAACGACACTGGTCAAAAATGGAATTCTGACCAACCACATGCAAAACAGGGAGACTGCTCAGACATTCAACTCAGAACCCACAGGCAACATGAGGGCCACAAACTATCGATTCATGCCCCTAATCCGCATGGCATGTACCTGCATAGGAAATGGAAATTGGAACGTGGACGAGATGATCAAGGAGGTGAAACACGGCTACCTAATCTCAAATATGAAAATACCGTCAATAGACATGAACCGATACAACTGGAGCATATCGTGCCAGTATGCGCAAAAGATTGAAAACGGTGAAATCACAGACTTGCTGAGGGATGTGATTGTTATGGGGACAGCTCCCAAATTTTTTGAATCAATTGACGCATGCGGAAATGATTTCACAGTAAGACCAATTACTAATTGTGGGAAAGGAGATCCCATGCAATCAATGATCATGGGAAACGGAGGACCCACCGTAAGAGGAACTGCCACCGTGAGGAGCGTCAATTGA
- a CDS encoding uracil-DNA glycosylase, which translates to MSRKLKAIRQEVVKCTKCELSKTRVKSVPGKGNFKSDVIFVGEAPGKNEDLNGEPFIGIAGKKLASALEEAGISRDDVYITNIVKCRPPKNRVPKTTERNTCQEYLKQEISIIKPKIICILGNTAFNSLLGGSEIIKHRGRLVRKEKQLYFLTIHPAATIYNQELITDLKKDIVKLFQLITKIKEQKDIKIDFDYTS; encoded by the coding sequence ATGAGCCGCAAGCTAAAAGCAATAAGGCAAGAAGTTGTCAAATGCACAAAATGCGAACTTTCTAAGACCCGAGTCAAATCAGTTCCAGGTAAAGGGAATTTTAAATCAGATGTAATCTTTGTAGGAGAAGCACCAGGAAAAAATGAGGATCTAAACGGAGAACCGTTCATAGGAATTGCAGGAAAAAAACTCGCATCTGCACTTGAGGAAGCAGGAATTTCAAGGGACGACGTGTACATCACAAACATTGTAAAGTGCAGACCTCCAAAAAACAGAGTTCCAAAAACAACTGAGAGAAACACATGTCAGGAATACCTAAAGCAGGAAATATCAATAATTAAACCAAAAATAATTTGCATCCTAGGAAACACAGCGTTTAACTCACTGCTCGGAGGTTCTGAAATAATCAAACACAGAGGTAGACTTGTACGCAAAGAAAAACAGCTGTATTTTCTCACCATTCATCCGGCGGCCACAATTTACAATCAAGAGCTAATTACAGATCTAAAAAAAGACATCGTGAAACTTTTCCAGTTGATCACAAAAATTAAAGAGCAGAAGGACATCAAGATAGACTTTGACTATACTTCCTAG
- a CDS encoding DNA-3-methyladenine glycosylase translates to MTILPREFYSKDTVDVAKNLLGKKIIRKIGRQQMSGIITETEAYRHKDDPASHAFNRITERNRAMFENVGTAYVYFTYGMHYCFNVVARNPKIAAGAVLIRAIKPEKGITTMQESRGNVSLKNLANGPAKLAQALAINKEHYGTDLTKNPKLHIAEGIKPEGITASTRIGITKATDRLWNFKIRN, encoded by the coding sequence TTGACTATACTTCCTAGAGAGTTTTACTCAAAGGATACAGTCGATGTTGCAAAAAATCTCCTAGGAAAAAAGATCATCAGAAAGATAGGAAGACAGCAGATGTCAGGAATAATTACAGAGACTGAAGCATACAGGCACAAAGATGATCCTGCAAGTCATGCGTTTAACAGAATCACTGAAAGAAACAGGGCAATGTTTGAGAATGTCGGCACTGCCTATGTTTATTTCACATACGGAATGCATTATTGTTTCAATGTCGTTGCAAGAAACCCCAAAATTGCCGCAGGTGCAGTGCTGATTCGCGCAATAAAACCAGAAAAAGGCATCACAACGATGCAAGAAAGCAGAGGTAACGTTAGCTTGAAGAATCTTGCAAATGGACCAGCAAAGCTTGCACAAGCACTTGCAATCAACAAAGAGCACTACGGTACTGATCTGACAAAAAATCCCAAACTTCACATTGCAGAAGGAATCAAACCAGAAGGAATTACAGCATCTACAAGAATAGGAATAACAAAGGCCACAGATAGGCTATGGAATTTTAAAATACGAAATTAG
- a CDS encoding DedA family protein — translation MELGDVLPFATDDGYLILALINFFGSLVPFVPLPGFLFLATMSVGNEYDLHALALISAVTATVAKQIIFFVSFGGRKIMNAKTRTRMRPFERLVKKYGAAAAFFAAATPMPDDIIFVPLGLAKYNPKRFFVATLAGKLVLSYVIVFISHYVGLSFIEPFLEDVDDATPIYIGIIVFAAMMTTVIVILLKLDWVRIMGKFAPWTLDENNPDKNNSDKNNKDD, via the coding sequence ATGGAATTGGGTGATGTTCTTCCATTTGCAACAGATGACGGATATCTAATTTTAGCACTAATCAATTTCTTTGGCTCACTGGTTCCGTTTGTTCCGTTGCCTGGATTCTTGTTTCTTGCCACAATGTCTGTCGGCAATGAATATGACTTGCATGCACTGGCATTGATATCTGCAGTGACAGCTACCGTTGCAAAACAGATCATATTCTTTGTGAGCTTTGGCGGACGTAAAATTATGAATGCCAAAACCAGAACAAGGATGCGTCCCTTTGAGAGATTGGTAAAAAAATATGGTGCTGCGGCTGCGTTTTTTGCTGCTGCAACGCCGATGCCTGATGACATCATCTTTGTTCCGTTAGGTCTTGCAAAATACAATCCAAAAAGATTCTTTGTTGCGACACTTGCAGGAAAGCTTGTTCTTAGCTATGTCATCGTCTTCATCTCGCATTACGTAGGATTGTCTTTCATAGAGCCGTTTTTGGAAGATGTCGACGATGCGACTCCGATATACATCGGGATCATAGTTTTTGCGGCGATGATGACTACAGTAATTGTCATCCTGCTGAAGTTGGATTGGGTGAGAATCATGGGAAAGTTTGCCCCTTGGACCTTGGATGAAAACAATCCTGACAAAAATAATTCTGACAAAAACAACAAAGACGACTAA
- a CDS encoding ATP-binding cassette domain-containing protein produces MTFLTVEGLSSRYVSSRGPVYAVDDVDFELEHGESLGIAGESACGKSTLGLSLIRMLSDANMQGKITFDGDSILDMKQSTFDDEFRWKKISMIFQGAMSSLDPVFTVSEQFVEILKQHDFDGNFKKIISDAMASVSLDKDVLKKYPHELSGGMKQRVIIAMALLLKPKFVIADEPTTALDVLIQAQIVNLFKSLKKNGVSFMLITHDLALLSEIANKIGIMYGGQMVEFGSAEQIYKNPKHPYTRGLLESIPTLNGGAPKYVQGVPPSLLDAPTQCRFIERCPLAIEKCKKLPPKFKTESGYVRCWLYDDEK; encoded by the coding sequence ATGACATTTTTGACAGTTGAAGGGTTGTCCTCAAGGTATGTCTCATCAAGGGGTCCTGTATATGCGGTTGACGATGTTGACTTTGAGCTGGAACACGGAGAGTCGCTGGGAATAGCTGGGGAGAGTGCATGCGGAAAGAGCACGTTGGGTCTGTCATTGATTAGGATGCTCTCTGATGCAAACATGCAGGGAAAGATCACGTTTGACGGTGATTCAATTCTGGATATGAAACAATCAACGTTTGATGATGAGTTCAGGTGGAAAAAAATTTCAATGATCTTTCAGGGCGCGATGAGTTCCTTGGATCCCGTGTTTACTGTAAGCGAGCAATTTGTAGAAATTTTAAAGCAGCATGACTTTGATGGCAATTTTAAAAAGATAATCTCTGATGCGATGGCTTCTGTAAGCCTTGACAAGGACGTTCTGAAAAAATATCCTCATGAGCTAAGCGGCGGAATGAAGCAGAGGGTAATCATTGCAATGGCATTGCTCCTAAAACCAAAGTTTGTAATTGCAGATGAGCCGACTACTGCGCTGGATGTCTTAATTCAGGCCCAGATAGTAAACCTGTTCAAGTCTCTGAAAAAAAATGGCGTATCTTTCATGCTCATCACGCATGATTTGGCATTACTGTCTGAAATTGCAAACAAGATTGGAATAATGTATGGGGGTCAGATGGTTGAATTCGGATCTGCAGAACAGATATACAAAAATCCAAAGCACCCGTACACTCGGGGACTCTTGGAATCCATACCGACACTAAACGGCGGTGCTCCAAAGTATGTCCAGGGCGTTCCTCCAAGCCTGCTTGACGCACCGACACAATGCCGATTCATAGAAAGGTGTCCGTTGGCAATTGAAAAATGTAAAAAACTGCCGCCAAAGTTCAAGACTGAATCCGGATACGTGAGATGCTGGCTATATGATGATGAAAAGTAG
- a CDS encoding transcription elongation factor NusA: MELPICGFDAKNSVLCPKCESKVESGELTKADVEASMNLAKIAKTNKSIENFTLHSCKDFAGNFVISLGKEDIRIIRQSRTLYRTLQDEFKGKIWLVEDDETDKRFIEDLFFPTKILSINAVWAPGGIQKTKAVVSGKWTPKFPIDTEKVVQIVKDARNLDIEIEFEDNR; encoded by the coding sequence ATGGAACTACCAATCTGCGGCTTTGATGCAAAAAACTCAGTGCTGTGTCCAAAGTGCGAAAGCAAAGTAGAGTCAGGCGAATTGACCAAGGCAGACGTCGAGGCATCAATGAATCTTGCAAAAATCGCCAAAACAAACAAGTCAATAGAGAACTTTACGCTACATTCCTGCAAGGATTTTGCAGGGAATTTTGTCATATCGTTGGGAAAAGAGGATATTAGAATAATTAGACAAAGTCGCACGCTATATCGTACGTTGCAAGACGAGTTCAAGGGAAAAATCTGGCTGGTAGAAGATGACGAGACAGACAAGCGATTCATAGAGGATCTATTTTTCCCTACCAAGATACTGTCAATTAACGCCGTATGGGCGCCAGGAGGAATTCAAAAGACCAAGGCGGTAGTCTCAGGCAAATGGACTCCAAAGTTTCCAATAGACACCGAAAAGGTGGTACAAATAGTCAAGGACGCCCGAAACCTTGACATTGAGATAGAATTCGAGGACAATAGGTAA
- the aspS gene encoding aspartate--tRNA(Asn) ligase: MVFVKTHDISELNEELIGKQVILGGWIEDLRKLGKMSFITLRDVTGISQVIVKGDLNDNLGEINRQSVVSITGIVQETKARDFAFEVKAEEIEVLGKAVHPLPVDPIGRMESNIDTRLNHRALDMRNQKTASIFKMRHHVLQSLRKTLSDKKFLEITTPKIIGSASEGGADLFSLDYFGKTAYLAQSPQLYKEQMTLGLERVFEISNFYRAENSHTGRHLTEFTSIDIEAAFMDYNDVMHVLESLVVAVYKDISENCKKEQESIEHEIQVPTTPFEKVTYTQCIEELKKEGEQVEFGDDLLDSHLRIIGKNHPGFFFLTDWPMKLKPFYIREKDEDATLSRSFDLQYGFLELSSGGTRLHNPEMIKERLKEQGLDPVQFTDHLKTFEWGMPPHSGWGMGLDRLMTTLIGIDNVREVVLYPRDPDRLNP; this comes from the coding sequence ATGGTTTTTGTAAAGACTCACGATATTTCAGAACTAAATGAAGAATTAATTGGAAAACAGGTCATTCTGGGAGGATGGATAGAGGATCTTCGAAAATTGGGAAAGATGTCATTTATTACGCTACGCGACGTTACAGGGATTTCCCAGGTCATAGTAAAGGGAGATCTAAACGACAACCTAGGAGAAATTAATCGTCAAAGCGTCGTGAGCATAACAGGAATAGTTCAAGAGACCAAGGCTCGTGATTTTGCATTTGAGGTAAAGGCAGAAGAAATTGAAGTGCTAGGAAAGGCAGTACATCCGCTTCCAGTAGATCCGATTGGAAGAATGGAGAGCAACATAGACACAAGGCTAAATCATCGTGCACTGGACATGCGAAACCAAAAGACTGCATCAATTTTCAAGATGCGTCATCACGTGCTTCAATCACTCAGAAAGACACTGTCTGATAAAAAATTCTTGGAGATAACCACACCAAAAATCATCGGCAGTGCAAGCGAGGGCGGAGCAGACTTGTTTTCACTAGATTATTTCGGAAAGACCGCATATCTTGCACAAAGTCCGCAGCTATACAAAGAACAAATGACACTCGGACTAGAGAGAGTATTTGAGATTTCAAACTTTTACAGAGCAGAAAACTCCCACACGGGACGACACCTTACAGAATTTACCAGCATAGACATTGAGGCGGCATTCATGGACTACAATGACGTGATGCACGTCTTAGAATCACTCGTCGTTGCAGTCTACAAAGATATTTCTGAGAACTGTAAAAAGGAGCAAGAGTCAATCGAGCATGAAATACAGGTGCCGACGACTCCGTTTGAAAAAGTGACATACACGCAATGCATAGAGGAATTAAAAAAGGAAGGCGAGCAGGTGGAGTTCGGAGACGACTTGCTTGACTCTCATCTAAGAATAATAGGCAAGAATCATCCAGGATTTTTCTTCCTGACAGACTGGCCAATGAAGCTAAAGCCGTTTTACATCAGGGAAAAAGACGAGGATGCAACGCTGTCCCGATCATTTGACTTGCAGTACGGATTTTTGGAACTTTCTTCTGGAGGAACCAGGCTTCACAATCCAGAGATGATAAAGGAAAGACTAAAGGAGCAAGGATTGGATCCGGTCCAATTCACAGACCATCTAAAGACGTTTGAGTGGGGAATGCCACCGCATTCAGGATGGGGAATGGGATTGGACAGGCTGATGACCACACTGATCGGAATAGACAACGTACGCGAAGTAGTCCTGTATCCCAGAGATCCAGATAGGTTAAATCCATAG
- a CDS encoding methyltransferase domain-containing protein translates to MDDSSWNDMSLMYDDNVENNSDPVISGYISEEIQIVSNFCKKVIKPGVKYTVIDMGSGTGRVLFSLQSILGDSVSYCGLDVSESMIQLSKNKQVEMNAKNISFLKYDATNPEIDDLFDGDDSVKIVLCMYNTVGVIDATLRRQFFDNMIGLAGKDGIALVSAFNGDNFVFAAPGMYVPMKKMVGQIDEDSFDEKKLAFKNRLGYYSQWFTQNQMLQLLRSNAQPIPINVILDGNVHTFGNIFSDRDV, encoded by the coding sequence ATGGATGACAGTTCATGGAATGACATGTCTTTGATGTATGACGACAATGTGGAAAATAACTCTGATCCTGTGATATCTGGCTATATCTCTGAAGAGATTCAAATTGTCAGTAATTTTTGCAAGAAGGTCATAAAGCCTGGTGTAAAATATACCGTAATCGACATGGGTTCTGGCACTGGCCGTGTCTTGTTTTCACTGCAAAGCATTCTTGGTGATTCTGTATCGTATTGCGGTCTTGATGTGTCTGAATCGATGATTCAGCTGTCAAAAAACAAGCAAGTTGAAATGAATGCAAAAAATATCTCATTTCTAAAATACGATGCCACCAATCCTGAAATTGATGATCTCTTTGACGGTGATGATTCTGTAAAGATTGTCCTGTGCATGTACAATACGGTTGGAGTTATAGATGCAACTTTGAGGCGACAATTCTTTGATAATATGATTGGTCTGGCAGGAAAAGACGGCATTGCATTGGTTTCTGCATTTAACGGGGATAATTTTGTATTTGCCGCACCTGGGATGTACGTGCCAATGAAGAAAATGGTCGGACAAATCGATGAGGATTCATTTGACGAGAAAAAATTGGCGTTTAAGAACAGGCTGGGATACTATAGTCAGTGGTTTACGCAAAATCAGATGCTGCAATTGCTGCGTTCTAATGCACAACCGATTCCGATTAACGTGATTCTTGATGGAAATGTGCATACGTTTGGAAATATTTTTTCAGATAGGGATGTCTAG
- a CDS encoding HAD-IA family hydrolase translates to MAIQVILFDIGGVFFTWKDRWLFNNIANKFGLSEQHLANECKKELPDLRLGKISEQEMWQKIGRQINSKELSNAKDSLIHNFFKSKISIDGSVFTVIKQLKKKNIKTGILSNTSLVMHSAVEKLINMRHFDYLFLSYEIEMEKPDKAIFEHVIKEIPCPKEEILFIDDRLSNVNAAKNFGIKAIRFTDTVHLIADLNDLEIL, encoded by the coding sequence ATGGCAATTCAAGTAATTCTTTTTGATATTGGCGGCGTATTTTTCACGTGGAAAGACAGATGGCTTTTCAACAACATTGCAAATAAATTCGGATTATCCGAACAGCATTTAGCTAATGAATGCAAGAAAGAATTGCCAGATCTACGTTTAGGAAAAATCTCCGAACAAGAAATGTGGCAAAAAATTGGGAGGCAGATCAATTCAAAAGAACTGTCAAATGCCAAAGACTCTTTGATTCATAATTTCTTTAAATCAAAAATCAGCATAGACGGTTCAGTTTTTACAGTAATCAAACAACTAAAAAAGAAAAATATCAAAACAGGCATTCTTTCCAATACTTCTCTAGTCATGCATTCTGCAGTAGAGAAATTAATTAACATGAGACATTTTGACTATCTGTTTCTTTCATATGAGATTGAAATGGAAAAACCAGACAAGGCAATATTTGAACACGTAATAAAAGAAATACCATGTCCAAAAGAGGAAATTTTGTTCATCGATGACAGGTTGTCAAATGTCAATGCTGCAAAAAATTTCGGAATAAAAGCAATTCGATTTACGGATACAGTTCACCTAATTGCCGATTTGAATGATCTAGAAATTTTGTGA
- a CDS encoding TATA box-binding protein codes for MHAKTEITIENVVATAGINQEINIKKTIKTFSDVKYNPKKFPGAIIKLQSPKATILLFRTGNIVCTGTKSEENAKDALEFFVAKLEESGIDLIHGLSDVKIQNIASSCNLKSEIHLEKAAKMLPRSLYEPEQFSGIILRIPYPKTVILLFASGKLVCTGAKVTSDIHLSVNTLHSMLEEKNLLKLKNNDDPV; via the coding sequence ATGCATGCCAAAACGGAGATAACCATAGAAAATGTGGTGGCAACTGCAGGAATTAATCAGGAGATAAACATCAAAAAAACCATCAAGACGTTCTCGGATGTGAAATACAATCCAAAAAAGTTTCCCGGCGCAATCATCAAGCTGCAATCGCCCAAGGCCACCATCCTTCTATTCAGGACAGGAAACATTGTATGCACCGGAACAAAATCCGAAGAAAATGCAAAAGACGCATTGGAATTTTTTGTAGCCAAACTTGAAGAATCAGGCATTGATTTGATTCACGGCTTGTCGGATGTAAAAATTCAAAACATTGCATCCTCGTGTAATCTTAAAAGTGAAATTCACTTGGAAAAGGCAGCAAAGATGCTGCCTCGTAGTCTGTATGAGCCAGAGCAATTCTCCGGGATAATACTCAGGATACCGTACCCCAAGACGGTGATCTTGCTGTTTGCATCTGGAAAACTCGTGTGTACGGGAGCCAAAGTTACAAGTGACATTCACTTGTCTGTGAACACCTTGCATTCTATGCTTGAGGAAAAGAATTTGTTGAAATTAAAAAACAATGACGATCCTGTCTAA